One Micromonospora sp. FIMYZ51 genomic window carries:
- the carB gene encoding carbamoyl-phosphate synthase large subunit, which yields MPKRSDLKHILVIGSGPIVIGQACEFDYSGTQACRVLRNEGIRVSLVNSNPATIMTDPEFADATYVEPITPEFVELVIAKERPDAVLPTLGGQTALNTAVALHEAGVLDKYGVELIGADIDAIRRGEDRQLFKEIVAKAGVRIGIEDPASLVPRSRVCHSMDEVRETVAELGLPVVIRPSFTMGGLGSGMAHTDADLERIAGAGLAASPVHEVLIEESVLGWKEYELELMRDRHDNVVVVCSIENLDPMGVHTGDSVTVAPAMTLTDREYQRLRDLGIAVLREVGVDTGGCNIQFAVNPADGRIVVIEMNPRVSRSSALASKATGFPIAKIAAKLAIGYTLDEIPNDITLKTPAAFEPTLDYVVVKIPRFAFEKFPGADPELTTTMKSVGEAMSLGRNFTEALNKAMRSMETKAAGFWTVADPPGATKENTLAALGTPHDGRLYTVERALRLGASIGEVATASGGIDPWFLDQIAALVELRAEIVAAPVLDANLLRRAKRAGLSDGQLAALRPELAAEDGVRRLRHRLGIRPVYKTVDTCAAEFEAATPYHYSSYDAETEVVGSARPKVLILGSGPNRIGQGIEFDYSCVHAVQALRSAPLGTTVAAAAEGVGTGFETVMVNCNPETVSTDYDTADRLYFEPLTFEDVLEVWHAEDSSGRAAGGPGVVGVIVQLGGQTPLGLAQRLKNAGVPVVGTSPESIHLAEERGAFGSLLARAGLRAPAHGTATSYEEAKEIADEIGYPVLVRPSYVLGGRGMEIVYDDVTLRDYIGRATDISPDHPVLVDRFLDDAIEIDVDALCDADGEVYLGGIMEHIEEAGIHSGDSSCALPPITLAGSHVAQVRRYTEAIARGIGVRGLLNVQYALKDDTLYVLEANPRASRTVPFVSKATAVPLAKAAARIALGATIAELRDEGLLPATGDGGTLPPDAPVAVKEAVLPFKRFRTPAGKGVDSLLGPEMKSTGEVMGIDTAFGHAFAKSQSAAYGSLPTSGRIFVSVANRDKRGMIFPVKRLADLGFEIVATSGTAEVLRRHGIACEQVPKHYEAGSDDDAVSLILGGHVALVINTPQGSGASARSDGYEIRSAAVTADIPCITTVPGAAAAVMGIEARIRGDMQVRPLQDLHATLRARV from the coding sequence ATGCCTAAGCGGAGCGATCTGAAGCACATCCTGGTGATCGGCTCCGGGCCGATCGTCATCGGGCAGGCGTGCGAGTTCGACTATTCCGGCACCCAGGCGTGCCGGGTGCTGCGTAACGAGGGGATCCGGGTCAGCCTGGTCAACTCGAACCCGGCCACGATCATGACTGATCCGGAGTTCGCCGACGCCACCTACGTCGAGCCGATCACTCCGGAGTTCGTCGAGCTGGTCATCGCCAAGGAGCGGCCGGACGCCGTACTGCCAACCCTCGGCGGGCAGACCGCGCTGAACACCGCGGTCGCGTTGCACGAGGCCGGGGTACTTGACAAGTACGGTGTCGAGCTGATCGGCGCCGACATCGACGCGATCCGCCGCGGCGAGGACCGGCAGCTGTTCAAGGAGATCGTCGCCAAGGCCGGCGTACGGATCGGGATCGAGGACCCGGCGAGCCTGGTGCCGCGCTCGCGGGTGTGTCACTCGATGGACGAGGTCCGCGAGACCGTTGCCGAGTTGGGCCTGCCGGTGGTGATCCGGCCGTCGTTCACCATGGGTGGCCTGGGGTCGGGCATGGCGCACACCGACGCCGACCTGGAGCGCATCGCCGGTGCCGGGCTGGCCGCGAGCCCGGTGCACGAGGTGCTGATCGAGGAGAGCGTGCTCGGCTGGAAGGAGTACGAACTCGAACTCATGCGGGACCGCCACGACAACGTGGTGGTGGTCTGCTCGATCGAGAACCTCGACCCGATGGGCGTGCACACCGGCGACAGCGTGACCGTGGCGCCGGCCATGACGCTCACCGACCGGGAATACCAGCGCCTGCGTGACCTGGGCATCGCGGTACTGCGCGAGGTCGGGGTGGACACCGGTGGCTGCAACATCCAGTTCGCGGTCAACCCGGCCGACGGCCGGATCGTCGTGATCGAGATGAACCCCCGGGTGTCCCGCTCCTCGGCGCTTGCCTCCAAGGCGACCGGCTTCCCGATCGCGAAGATCGCCGCGAAGCTGGCCATCGGCTACACCCTCGACGAGATCCCCAACGACATCACGTTGAAGACGCCGGCCGCGTTCGAGCCGACGCTTGACTACGTGGTGGTGAAGATCCCCCGGTTCGCGTTCGAGAAGTTCCCCGGCGCCGACCCGGAGTTGACCACCACGATGAAGTCCGTCGGCGAGGCGATGAGCCTCGGGCGCAACTTCACCGAGGCGCTGAACAAGGCGATGCGCTCGATGGAGACCAAGGCCGCCGGGTTCTGGACCGTCGCGGACCCGCCGGGCGCGACGAAGGAGAACACCCTCGCCGCGCTGGGTACGCCGCACGACGGGCGGCTCTACACGGTGGAGCGGGCGCTGCGGCTGGGCGCCTCGATCGGCGAGGTCGCCACCGCCTCGGGCGGGATCGACCCGTGGTTCCTGGACCAGATCGCCGCCCTGGTCGAGCTGCGCGCCGAGATCGTGGCCGCCCCGGTGCTCGACGCCAACCTGCTGCGGCGGGCCAAGCGGGCCGGTCTCTCCGACGGGCAGCTGGCCGCACTGCGTCCGGAACTGGCCGCCGAGGACGGCGTGCGCAGGCTGCGGCACCGGCTCGGCATCCGGCCGGTCTACAAGACCGTGGACACCTGCGCGGCCGAGTTCGAGGCCGCCACGCCGTACCACTACTCGTCCTACGACGCGGAGACCGAGGTGGTCGGCTCGGCCCGGCCCAAGGTGCTGATCCTCGGTTCCGGACCGAACCGGATCGGGCAAGGCATCGAGTTCGACTACTCCTGCGTGCACGCGGTCCAGGCGCTGCGCAGCGCGCCGCTCGGCACCACAGTGGCCGCCGCTGCCGAGGGCGTCGGTACCGGCTTCGAGACCGTCATGGTCAACTGCAATCCGGAGACGGTCTCCACCGACTACGACACCGCCGACCGGCTCTACTTCGAGCCGCTGACCTTCGAGGACGTGCTTGAGGTCTGGCACGCCGAGGACTCCTCCGGCCGGGCCGCCGGTGGGCCGGGTGTGGTCGGGGTGATCGTGCAGCTCGGCGGGCAGACCCCGCTGGGGCTGGCGCAGCGGCTCAAGAATGCCGGTGTGCCGGTGGTCGGCACCTCCCCGGAGTCGATCCACCTGGCCGAGGAGCGCGGCGCGTTCGGGTCGCTGCTGGCCCGGGCCGGTCTGCGTGCCCCGGCCCACGGCACCGCCACCTCATACGAGGAGGCGAAGGAGATCGCCGATGAAATCGGCTACCCGGTGCTGGTCCGCCCCTCGTACGTGCTCGGCGGGCGGGGCATGGAGATCGTCTACGACGACGTGACGCTGCGTGACTACATCGGCCGGGCCACCGACATCTCGCCGGACCACCCGGTGCTTGTGGACCGGTTCCTCGACGACGCCATCGAGATCGACGTGGACGCGCTCTGCGACGCCGATGGCGAGGTCTACCTCGGCGGGATCATGGAGCACATCGAGGAGGCCGGCATCCACTCCGGCGACTCCTCCTGCGCGCTGCCGCCGATCACCCTGGCCGGTTCGCACGTGGCCCAGGTCCGCCGGTACACCGAGGCGATCGCGCGGGGCATCGGCGTACGCGGCCTGCTCAACGTGCAGTACGCGCTGAAGGACGACACGCTGTACGTGCTGGAGGCCAATCCACGCGCCTCGCGTACCGTGCCGTTCGTCTCCAAGGCCACGGCGGTGCCGCTGGCCAAGGCGGCGGCCCGGATCGCGCTCGGCGCGACAATCGCCGAACTGCGCGACGAGGGGCTGCTGCCGGCCACCGGGGACGGTGGCACGCTGCCGCCGGACGCGCCGGTCGCGGTCAAGGAGGCCGTGTTGCCGTTCAAGCGGTTCCGCACGCCCGCCGGTAAGGGGGTGGATTCGCTGCTCGGCCCGGAGATGAAGTCGACCGGCGAGGTGATGGGCATCGACACCGCCTTCGGGCACGCCTTCGCCAAGTCGCAGTCGGCGGCGTACGGCTCGCTGCCGACCTCGGGCCGGATCTTCGTCTCGGTGGCGAACCGGGACAAGCGCGGGATGATCTTCCCGGTGAAGCGCCTGGCCGACCTGGGCTTCGAGATCGTCGCGACC